In Zingiber officinale cultivar Zhangliang chromosome 3A, Zo_v1.1, whole genome shotgun sequence, the DNA window TGCAATATAAAAGTCGGAATCAGACTCCAACCAGAGTTCTTGCAGCTACCTAACTTGACGGCTATGCTGGATATAAGAATTGGCTCGTTGTTTCTTTGATTGAGTCTATTGGGCATGTGCGCGGGGTACATGCTAAGCAGCGATGACTTTGGACAGTGGGGGTTGTTCAGGCTCAAGTCTTCTAGGAGACAGACTTGACAAATGGTCAAGACTCCAACCAGAATTTAGTCCCTAAGTCTGTAGGAGGCAGACTTGGAAAATCAATAGGCATGGCATGACACACAAGTATGGCAAGCAGTAGATTTGTAGTGTCTGGAGCACTGTCCAAGCCCAAGTCTGCAAACGTCTCAAGCAACGAAGCGACGACGTGGGGTTGTCTAAAGCCTCTTACTGGAGAAGGACTTGGCAATGATCCGGGCATGGCTTGTGCACGAGACACGCCAAAGTAGCGGATACAGTAGTACGCGAAGTGCTACCCAAGCCCAAGTTATGCATGTGGCAGACTTGGCAATCAGGCAAACAAGGCATGTGTGTTGGGCATGCCAAGCAGCAAAAGTGCAGGCAGATGGATTGTCTGTGGCACCAAAGGAGCAGACAGATGAATTTGTCCGTGGTGAGACAGATGAATTTGTCCGTGGTGCGAAAGAAACGGAGCCATGGgttgagcacttggtgtgtatATAGACTTTGACGTGGGGCCAAAGAAGCATAGGCATGGACTAAAGTGGATAGATGGACTTGTCCGTAGTGTGGACAGATTGACTGTTTGCGATGCTAAAGGCAAACAGATGGACTTGTTAGTGGTGCCAACGAACATCTTGTGGTCAAGCACAAGGTGTGCAGATTGACACTTGGCGTGGATCAATGCAGTGAAGCCATTGGGCGAAGCACAATCGGTGCATGCTGACACTTGACATGGGACCAATGCAGCATCACGATGCTCAAAGCACAAGGTATGCAGGCTGCCACTTGGCATGGTGCCAATGCAACCAAGACATGCGAACAAGACAATTTGTAAGTTAAGTTGGTTTTATTCATGTGGCACAAGTAGTTGATACAACCTCCATTTAACCTCCTTTGTAACCATCGCCCATGCATGACAAATAGACAAGGTGGGTTACTGGCAAAGGGTGCCAAGAGTAGCGATCAGGAGTGCCAAGAGTGGTGCAAGGAGTGCAACGTTTGCAAAGGGTGCACGTTGTAAGCAAATTCGTGGGAAATTTGTGAAGACAGAGTGTGAAAAATTGTGAGCAAATCGTGAGGGATTTGTATGGGTGGATCAAGAGCGATTTGTAAATGATTTTGTATTGATCCGCTTGTATTCTTTTATTAGTGAGGATACTAAAGGCCGGGTGTTTTCCCGTAATTGTTGGTGTTGCTTATTGTGACTTTCTTGTGGTTTTGAGGTGCCTTTATCTTGAGATTTCTTCATGCCTTTGTGGCGCAATCGTTGGTCGGCTGAGTTAATTGTGGGACTTGATTGCCGCGTAGGAGATTTTCAAAGGTCAAAATTTACCCGTGACAATATCACACCATGAGGACAATGAGCTCTCATCATATGAACTTTGGTATCTCGGCGCTGGTAATTAACTTCTGTCCTAAGCTGATAGTTGCCTGTTCATTTATCCTTCCTACATCCTTGCATACCTGAGCTAGAATGAGCAGAAAATCTCTGACTACCATGAAGATCCTAAGAGGGTGTGTTTCTTCTCTAGCTGAATTATTACCATGAAAATATTCAGTTATTTCCTTAACCAGAGACGATGCCACACTCTCTTGGGCTTGCACTCTGATAATGTCATCCTCTGCACTTTTACGAAACTGAGTCACGGCATCATGGAATTTGCGGTGGCTGTTCTCGGAGCCTAGTTCTTCATTCAATTTTAATACCTCATTGATCTTCTCCATTCCTCCAACGAGATTTGAAACACAGCCACTGAGTATGTCAGAATCGAATGCAGTACGTTGCTAAGCTCACCCTCCAAACCGGCAACAATTTGTAGACCAAGTTTCCTGCACTCTAGATCATGTTGTGGGGTAATCTCTTGCAACAATGGTGCTTCAGCAGCCATATTGCAAGTGGCAGAGAGGCGGGAGTGTTCTGCTCTGGTAATCTCTTGGACGACGAAATGCAGAACTGTAGTCTTGCCATCATTCCCTTTGACATCAACTAGTTTAAGCAATGTTTCGA includes these proteins:
- the LOC122050880 gene encoding formin-like protein 1; translation: MDVLLKTGNRMNVGTIRGDAHAFKLETLLKLVDVKGNDGKTTVLHFVVQEITRAEHSRLSATCNMAAEAPLLQEITPQHDLECRKLGLQIVAGLEGMEKINEVLKLNEELGSENSHRKFHDAVTQFRKSAEDDIIRVQAQESVASSLVKEITEYFHGNNSAREETHPLRIFMVVRDFLLILAQVCKDVGRINEQATISLGQKLITSAEIPKFI